A genomic segment from Pseudoxanthomonas sp. CF385 encodes:
- a CDS encoding heparan-alpha-glucosaminide N-acetyltransferase domain-containing protein — protein MSARPARFASVDALRGLTVAAMLLVNTPGDWSHVYAPLLHAEWHGITPTDLVFPFFLFIVGVSISLGIVSRAEAGAPRDRLVRALLWRAAKIIALGLALHLFAYLMLDRPYFRPWGVLQRIGLCFACAGLIALYVTPRLQWALIAAILLGYWALLAPFGYAAYTHLPARVDTALFAPWLYQWDATLGRGQDPEGLLSTLPALATTLLGVRAGAWLRADALRRMVMAGAAALVAGLAWAMVFPLNKALWTSSYVLFTAGCALLALALAHAAVERRGWPAVGRRFGANAIAAYVGAAVMTYLLLGLGWMEPLYRKGFADWMTPQVGPYLPSLAFALAFVGVWWWVVWAMDRRGWYLKV, from the coding sequence ATGAGCGCCCGCCCGGCCCGGTTCGCGTCTGTCGACGCGCTGCGTGGCCTGACGGTGGCAGCGATGCTGCTGGTCAATACGCCGGGCGACTGGTCGCATGTCTACGCGCCGCTGCTGCATGCGGAATGGCATGGCATCACGCCGACCGACCTGGTGTTCCCGTTCTTCCTCTTCATCGTCGGTGTGTCGATTTCGCTGGGCATCGTGTCCCGTGCCGAGGCCGGGGCGCCGCGGGATCGGCTGGTGCGCGCGCTGCTGTGGCGCGCGGCGAAGATCATCGCCCTGGGTCTGGCGCTGCATTTGTTCGCTTACCTGATGCTGGACCGTCCGTACTTCCGGCCGTGGGGCGTGCTGCAGCGGATCGGACTGTGTTTCGCATGCGCGGGCCTGATCGCGCTGTACGTGACGCCCCGCCTGCAGTGGGCGCTGATCGCGGCGATCCTGCTCGGCTACTGGGCATTGCTCGCGCCGTTCGGGTATGCCGCGTACACGCACCTGCCGGCGCGGGTGGATACCGCGCTGTTCGCACCGTGGCTGTACCAGTGGGACGCGACGCTCGGGCGCGGACAGGATCCCGAGGGCCTGCTCAGCACGCTGCCCGCCCTCGCCACCACGCTGCTTGGCGTACGCGCGGGGGCATGGCTGCGCGCCGATGCGCTGCGACGGATGGTGATGGCCGGCGCTGCCGCGCTCGTCGCGGGCCTGGCCTGGGCGATGGTGTTTCCGTTGAACAAGGCGTTGTGGACCTCGTCCTATGTGCTGTTCACGGCGGGCTGCGCCCTGCTCGCGCTGGCGCTCGCCCATGCCGCCGTGGAACGGCGCGGATGGCCGGCGGTGGGGCGTCGCTTCGGGGCGAACGCCATCGCGGCCTATGTTGGCGCTGCCGTCATGACCTACCTGCTGCTGGGGCTGGGCTGGATGGAGCCGCTGTACCGGAAAGGCTTCGCCGACTGGATGACGCCCCAGGTCGGGCCCTATCTGCCTTCGCTGGCCTTCGCCCTCGCGTTCGTCGGGGTGTGGTGGTGGGTCGTGTGGGCGATGGATCGGCGGGGCTGGTATCTGAAGGTCTGA